The following proteins come from a genomic window of Oncorhynchus masou masou isolate Uvic2021 chromosome 25, UVic_Omas_1.1, whole genome shotgun sequence:
- the LOC135513714 gene encoding interferon-induced GTP-binding protein Mx2-like isoform X2 — protein MVERVRPYIDLIDYLRSIGIEKELPLPSIAVVGDQSSGKSSVLEALSGVALPRGNGIVTRCPLELRLCYVSGVSWKAVISYRDKRIHIGDPSEVAGHVKEAQNELAGEGVGICDELISLKIMSSSVCDLTLIDLPGIARVPVQGQPEDIGAQIKHLILKILSKQKTINLVVVPCNVDIATTEALKMAKEVDPEGTRTLAILTKPDLIDRGTEKDVLDIVRNKIIPLNMGYVIVKCRGQKQINDGVTINDAIEEERDFFENHDEFSSLLDEERVTTKCLAARLTQTLVNHIQKSMPQMSDQIKQQLWVYQTELTKYEGGPPVDPVGKRKYLIEVIKQFNYKIDQLCRGELKNDENLFINMQNIFAKWFEKLGHSRAGYHKMTQDVVNEFDQKHRGRELPGFNNYTLFESVVQKLVGELKNPAMDTLQKIKDLVQKHFFVVSKNSFENYPCLQRFSMTNIDDIQKQQLTTVMDRIEEQFEMEMQMYTQDEIFARTLTPAQNESPGETDCSGYDTRSKYPELLNSYFEIVVQRLADQVPMLIRYFILKESARILSSEMLGLLNREDLDEMLKEESEIGRKREALREKVKRLGLANDRISSLWDQSG, from the exons ATGGTTGAGCGGGTCAGGCCCTACATTGACTTAATAGACTACCTGAGATCCATTGGGATAGAGAAGGAGCTGCCTCTGCCATCCATTGCTGTGGTGGGAGACCAGAGTTCAGGAAAGAGCTCTGTGCTTGAGGCCCTATCTGGGGTGGCACTGCCCAGAGGGAATG GTATTGTCACCAGGTGTCCACTGGAACTCAGACTCTGTTATGTCAGTGGAGTGTCGTGGAAGGCTGTCATCTCATACAGAGACAAACGTATTCATATTGGTGACCCCTCAGAAGTCGCGGGACACGTTAAAGAAG CCCAGAACGAGTTAGCAGGAGAAGGAGTGGGGATATGTGATGAACTGATCAGTTTGAAGATCATGTCCTCTTCAGTGTGTGACCTGACTCTGATAGACTTACCTGGGATCGCCAGGGTACCAGTACAAGGACAACCAGAAGACATTGGAGCTCAA ATTAAACATCTCATTCTGAAAATATTATCAAAACAAAAAACCATTAACTTGGTGGTGGTGCCATGCAATGTTGACATAGCAACAACAGAAGCTCTGAAAATGGCCAAAGAAGTGGATCCTGAAGGCACAAGAACTCTGG CCATTCTGACGAAGCCAGACCTGATTGACAGGGGAACAGAGAAGGACGTGTTGGACATTGTTCGCAATAAAATCATCCCTCTCAATATGGGCTACGTTATTGTGAAATGTCGTGGTCAGAAGCAAATTAACGATGGCGTCACCATAAATGACGCcattgaggaggagagggacttCTTCGAAAATCATGACGAATTCAG CTCCCTCCTGGATGAAGAAAGGGTAACCACCAAGTGCCTAGCCGCTAGACTCACCCAAACCCTGGTCAACCACATCCAA aaatccatgccacagatgtctgatcAGATAAAACAGCAGCTGTGGGTTTATCAGACAGAATTGACTAAGTATGAGGGTGGTCCTCCGGTGGATCCTGTAGGGAAGAGGAAGTACCTTattgag GTGATAAAACAGTTCAATTACAAGATTGATCAGCTGTGCAGAGGGGAGCTGAAGAACGATGAAAATCTATTCATTAACATGCAAAACATATTTGCAAAATggtttgaaaagcttggacactCCAGGGCAGGTT ACCACAAAATGACCCAAGATGTGGTCAATGAATTTGACCAGAAGCACAGAGGACGAGAACTTCCAGGTTTCAATAACTACACTTTATTTGAAAGTGTAGTTCAGAAACTGGTGGGGGAACTGAAAAATCCAGCTATGGACACACTACAGAAAATCAAAG ATCTGGTGCAGAAGCACTTTTTTGTTGTGTCCAAAAACAGCTTTGAGAATTATCCTTGCCTTCAGCGTTTTTCAATG ACCAACATTGATGACATCCAGAAACAGCAGTTAACCACTGTGATGGACAGGATCGAAGAGCAGTTTGAGATGGAGATGCAGATGTACACACAGGATGAAATATTTGCCCGAACACTGACGCCAGCACAGAATGAATCCCCAGGGGAAACCGACTGCTCAGGTTATGACACCAGGAGCAAGTACCCCGAACTCCTCAATTCATACTTTGAG aTCGTGGTGCAGCGACTGGCGGACCAGGTGCCCATGCTGATCCGTTACTTCATCCTGAAGGAGTCAGCCAGGATCCTGTCCAGTGAGATGCTGGGCCTGCTGAACAGAGAAGACTTGGACGAGATGCTGAAGGAGGAATCAGAGATTGGCCGGAAACGTGAAGCCTTGAGGGAAAAAGTCAAGCGTCTTGGACTGGCCAATGACAGGATCAGTAGCCTCTGGGATCAGAGTGGTTGA
- the LOC135513714 gene encoding interferon-induced GTP-binding protein Mx2-like isoform X1, whose amino-acid sequence MSEPTSGQFQDQMVERVRPYIDLIDYLRSIGIEKELPLPSIAVVGDQSSGKSSVLEALSGVALPRGNGIVTRCPLELRLCYVSGVSWKAVISYRDKRIHIGDPSEVAGHVKEAQNELAGEGVGICDELISLKIMSSSVCDLTLIDLPGIARVPVQGQPEDIGAQIKHLILKILSKQKTINLVVVPCNVDIATTEALKMAKEVDPEGTRTLAILTKPDLIDRGTEKDVLDIVRNKIIPLNMGYVIVKCRGQKQINDGVTINDAIEEERDFFENHDEFSSLLDEERVTTKCLAARLTQTLVNHIQKSMPQMSDQIKQQLWVYQTELTKYEGGPPVDPVGKRKYLIEVIKQFNYKIDQLCRGELKNDENLFINMQNIFAKWFEKLGHSRAGYHKMTQDVVNEFDQKHRGRELPGFNNYTLFESVVQKLVGELKNPAMDTLQKIKDLVQKHFFVVSKNSFENYPCLQRFSMTNIDDIQKQQLTTVMDRIEEQFEMEMQMYTQDEIFARTLTPAQNESPGETDCSGYDTRSKYPELLNSYFEIVVQRLADQVPMLIRYFILKESARILSSEMLGLLNREDLDEMLKEESEIGRKREALREKVKRLGLANDRISSLWDQSG is encoded by the exons ATGAG TGAACCAACAAGTGGACAATTCCAGGACCAGATGGTTGAGCGGGTCAGGCCCTACATTGACTTAATAGACTACCTGAGATCCATTGGGATAGAGAAGGAGCTGCCTCTGCCATCCATTGCTGTGGTGGGAGACCAGAGTTCAGGAAAGAGCTCTGTGCTTGAGGCCCTATCTGGGGTGGCACTGCCCAGAGGGAATG GTATTGTCACCAGGTGTCCACTGGAACTCAGACTCTGTTATGTCAGTGGAGTGTCGTGGAAGGCTGTCATCTCATACAGAGACAAACGTATTCATATTGGTGACCCCTCAGAAGTCGCGGGACACGTTAAAGAAG CCCAGAACGAGTTAGCAGGAGAAGGAGTGGGGATATGTGATGAACTGATCAGTTTGAAGATCATGTCCTCTTCAGTGTGTGACCTGACTCTGATAGACTTACCTGGGATCGCCAGGGTACCAGTACAAGGACAACCAGAAGACATTGGAGCTCAA ATTAAACATCTCATTCTGAAAATATTATCAAAACAAAAAACCATTAACTTGGTGGTGGTGCCATGCAATGTTGACATAGCAACAACAGAAGCTCTGAAAATGGCCAAAGAAGTGGATCCTGAAGGCACAAGAACTCTGG CCATTCTGACGAAGCCAGACCTGATTGACAGGGGAACAGAGAAGGACGTGTTGGACATTGTTCGCAATAAAATCATCCCTCTCAATATGGGCTACGTTATTGTGAAATGTCGTGGTCAGAAGCAAATTAACGATGGCGTCACCATAAATGACGCcattgaggaggagagggacttCTTCGAAAATCATGACGAATTCAG CTCCCTCCTGGATGAAGAAAGGGTAACCACCAAGTGCCTAGCCGCTAGACTCACCCAAACCCTGGTCAACCACATCCAA aaatccatgccacagatgtctgatcAGATAAAACAGCAGCTGTGGGTTTATCAGACAGAATTGACTAAGTATGAGGGTGGTCCTCCGGTGGATCCTGTAGGGAAGAGGAAGTACCTTattgag GTGATAAAACAGTTCAATTACAAGATTGATCAGCTGTGCAGAGGGGAGCTGAAGAACGATGAAAATCTATTCATTAACATGCAAAACATATTTGCAAAATggtttgaaaagcttggacactCCAGGGCAGGTT ACCACAAAATGACCCAAGATGTGGTCAATGAATTTGACCAGAAGCACAGAGGACGAGAACTTCCAGGTTTCAATAACTACACTTTATTTGAAAGTGTAGTTCAGAAACTGGTGGGGGAACTGAAAAATCCAGCTATGGACACACTACAGAAAATCAAAG ATCTGGTGCAGAAGCACTTTTTTGTTGTGTCCAAAAACAGCTTTGAGAATTATCCTTGCCTTCAGCGTTTTTCAATG ACCAACATTGATGACATCCAGAAACAGCAGTTAACCACTGTGATGGACAGGATCGAAGAGCAGTTTGAGATGGAGATGCAGATGTACACACAGGATGAAATATTTGCCCGAACACTGACGCCAGCACAGAATGAATCCCCAGGGGAAACCGACTGCTCAGGTTATGACACCAGGAGCAAGTACCCCGAACTCCTCAATTCATACTTTGAG aTCGTGGTGCAGCGACTGGCGGACCAGGTGCCCATGCTGATCCGTTACTTCATCCTGAAGGAGTCAGCCAGGATCCTGTCCAGTGAGATGCTGGGCCTGCTGAACAGAGAAGACTTGGACGAGATGCTGAAGGAGGAATCAGAGATTGGCCGGAAACGTGAAGCCTTGAGGGAAAAAGTCAAGCGTCTTGGACTGGCCAATGACAGGATCAGTAGCCTCTGGGATCAGAGTGGTTGA